One Zeugodacus cucurbitae isolate PBARC_wt_2022May chromosome 3, idZeuCucr1.2, whole genome shotgun sequence genomic region harbors:
- the LOC105219420 gene encoding piggyBac transposable element-derived protein 4-like: protein MDEVDVLKRLLRKLNAANVSPEERQRLQAQIEEIMGQESDPFETSGDVEDDEYFPDEDDFGEALDIEQEIELEAVLDENHDDIEDLYREAIALEASTTMESCSTSITQGLIYRSKDGRMWNSNPPPPGRPRCHNVTTFTRKGPLRGASPSHKALFKLLQSPEIVSIIVRETNRKAVEAFRLWNEKHPSNKQRSWPAKELWASYNMPIYKATMSLNRFKSLTTFIRFDNSGTRAERLKQSKTVEIAYTPDCHVTVDEQLFPCRGRTRFTQYIPSKPAKYGMKVWWICDSVSNYPLKGIIYTGKPPGGQRETNQGERVVMKFMQNYMDSGRTVYADNFCSTYNLAEMLMNRRVAFVGTVRKNKTFIPHELLNPKRDVKSTLFCYRNNNIGLCSYMAKPKNPVIMLSTAHYRQSTDPDQILDYNKFKAGVDTMDQMLTGYACKCSTNRWPLAMFYNMLDIAGLASFIIYDELNPAKQSDKRRSFIIELARQLVIPHMTKRATNPLVWRFAHIRQAMNLFNIKVSMNYIHTYIYLRV, encoded by the exons ATGGATGAAGTTGATGTGTTGAAGCGTTTGCTTCGTAAGCTAAACGCAGCAAATGTGAGTCCGGAAGAACGTCAGCGACTTCAGGCACAAATTGAAGAAATTATGGGACAGGAGTCCGATCCATTTGAAACAAGTGGCGACGTAGAAGATGATGAATATTTTCCAGATGAAGATGACTTCGGTGAAGCATTAGATATAGAACAGGAAATCGAGTTAGAGGCTGTTCTGGATGAAAACCATGATGATATTGAGGATTTGTATAGAGAAGCTATCGCCCTTGAGGCTTCAACTACAATGGAATCATGCAGCACATCTATTACCCAGGGCCTTATATACAGGTCGAAAGATGGTAGAATGTGGAATTCAAATCCTCCACCACCTGGAAGGCCTCGTTGTCACAATGTTACAACTTTTACTCGTAAAGGGCCACTACGAGGAGCGTCACCGAGTCATAAAGCTCTTTTCAAGCTATTGCAGTCTCCTGAAATCGTAAGTATCATTGTGCGGGAAACCAACAGAAAAGCCGTTGAAGCGTTTCGACTATGGAATGAAAAGCATCCCAGTAATAAACAGCGTTCTTGG CCAGCGAAAGAATTGTGGGCCAGCTACAATATGCCAATTTATAAGGCCACTATGTCATTGAATCGGTTCAAGAGCTTAACTACTTTCATCCGTTTCGATAACAGTGGTACTCGTGCTGAGAGGTTGAAGCAAAGCAAAACTGTAGAGATAGCATACACTCCGGATTGTCATGTAACCGTCGATGAACAGTTATTTCCATGTCGTGGGCGCACTCGATTCACCCAATATATTCCGAGTAAGCCGGCAAAATATGGCATGAAAGTGTGGTGGATTTGTGACTCTGTTTCAAACTACCCTTTGAAAGGTATAATTTATACTGGAAAACCACCAGGTGGCCAGCGAGAAACGAATCAAGGTGAACGGGTCGTCATGAAATTCATGCAAAATTATATGGACAGCGGTAGGACTGTTTATGCTGACAATTTTTGTTCAACATACAACTTGGCAGAAATGTTGATGAATCGTAGAGTGGCTTTTGTCGGTAccgtaagaaaaaataagaccTTCATTCCGCATGAATTGCTTAACCCGAAGCGTGATGTTAAAAGCACTTTATTTTGTTATCGCAATAATAATATCGGTCTGTGCTCGTATATGGCAAAGCCGAAAAACCCAGTAATTATGTTATCCACTGCCCATTACCGTCAAAGCACCGATCCAGATCAAATTTTGGactacaataaatttaaagcgGGGGTAGATACAATGGATCAAATGTTGACGGGCTATGCGTGCAAATGCTCGACAAACCGTTGGCCACTGGCAATGTTTTATAATATGCTGGATATTGCCGGTTTGGCCTCATTCATCATCTATGACGAGCTGAATCCGGCAAAGCAGAGTGATAAGAGGCGCtcatttattattgaattgGCACGGCAGCTAGTTATTCCACATATGACGAAACGGGCGACTAACCCATTAGTATGGAGGTTTGCTCATATAAGACAAGCAATGAATCTTTTTAATATCAAGGTGAGTATGAATTAtatacacacctacatatatctCCGCGTATAA